Proteins from a genomic interval of Yoonia sp. GPGPB17:
- a CDS encoding PHA/PHB synthase family protein, producing MTTNDLDVQETVGENMAKLEANLARVEELTQRLLRVMGHGRHVAPSLQGPSQELYVKAATAYMTEMMHNPAKLIEHQLEFWGKSVKHYVEAQHLLAQGKLETPTDDTPKDRRFSHELWDTNPYFNFIKQQYLMNASAVQQAVEDIDTLDSDEKKRLRYFSQQMVDMISPTNFLPTNPEALALAAETEGESLVAGLENMIADLEANDGDLVVTLADKNAFTLGENLATTPGSVVFRNHMFELIQYAPSTEKAHEMPLIIFPPWINKFYILDLKPQNSLIKWAVAQGYTVFVVSWVNPDAGYRDTSMTDYVEDGYLTAFKEVKDICGVKIVNAVGYCIAGTTLALTLALMKKRKDTSVNSATFFTTLTDFSDRGEVGVFLDDDFVDGIEAEVDENGVLDSFYMSRTFSYLRSNDLIYGPAIKSYMMGKAPPAFDLLYWNGDGTNLPACMSVEYLRGLCQNDEFATTGYKIAGETVHLKDVGVPLCAIACETDHIAAWKSSYAGIQKMGSKDKTFILSESGHIAGIINPPSKNKYGHYTNPELGLTANDWLDAADKHEGSWWARWDAWLSKKSGKKVTARTPGDDNHPVLAPAPGTYVVNK from the coding sequence ATGACAACAAACGATTTAGATGTGCAAGAAACAGTTGGCGAAAATATGGCGAAACTGGAGGCTAACCTTGCCCGGGTCGAGGAGCTAACCCAACGTTTGTTGCGGGTCATGGGGCATGGGCGACATGTGGCCCCCTCATTGCAGGGGCCCAGCCAGGAGCTCTACGTCAAAGCGGCGACCGCTTATATGACTGAAATGATGCATAATCCCGCCAAGTTGATTGAGCATCAACTGGAATTCTGGGGTAAATCGGTTAAGCACTACGTCGAGGCACAGCACCTGCTGGCCCAAGGCAAGCTAGAGACGCCAACCGACGATACTCCCAAAGACCGCCGCTTTAGCCATGAGTTGTGGGACACAAACCCCTACTTTAATTTCATCAAGCAGCAATACCTGATGAATGCTTCTGCGGTGCAGCAAGCGGTCGAAGATATCGACACGCTCGATTCTGACGAAAAGAAGCGGCTGCGCTATTTCAGTCAGCAAATGGTCGACATGATCAGCCCCACCAACTTTCTGCCCACAAACCCCGAGGCGCTGGCGCTTGCGGCTGAAACCGAAGGCGAAAGCCTTGTCGCAGGTCTTGAAAACATGATTGCCGATCTGGAAGCCAACGATGGTGATCTGGTCGTCACGCTGGCCGACAAGAACGCCTTTACGCTGGGCGAAAATCTGGCAACGACACCCGGTTCTGTCGTCTTCCGTAATCATATGTTCGAGTTGATCCAATATGCGCCGAGCACTGAAAAGGCGCACGAGATGCCATTGATCATCTTCCCGCCCTGGATCAACAAGTTCTACATTCTCGACCTGAAACCCCAAAACAGCCTGATCAAATGGGCCGTTGCGCAGGGCTACACCGTCTTTGTGGTATCATGGGTGAACCCCGATGCAGGCTATCGCGACACCTCAATGACGGATTATGTCGAAGATGGCTATCTGACGGCATTCAAAGAGGTCAAAGATATCTGCGGGGTGAAAATAGTGAATGCCGTGGGCTATTGCATCGCTGGCACCACACTGGCGCTGACATTGGCGCTGATGAAAAAGCGCAAGGATACATCCGTCAACAGCGCGACATTTTTTACCACGCTCACCGATTTCTCGGACCGCGGCGAGGTGGGGGTCTTTCTGGACGATGACTTTGTCGATGGGATTGAGGCCGAGGTGGATGAAAACGGGGTATTGGACTCCTTCTATATGTCACGGACCTTCTCTTACCTGCGCTCCAACGATCTGATCTATGGCCCGGCTATCAAAAGCTACATGATGGGTAAGGCACCGCCCGCGTTTGATCTGCTTTATTGGAACGGAGACGGCACCAACTTGCCAGCCTGCATGTCGGTCGAATACTTACGGGGTCTGTGCCAGAACGATGAATTCGCCACCACTGGTTATAAAATTGCGGGCGAGACCGTGCACCTCAAGGATGTTGGCGTCCCATTGTGTGCCATTGCCTGCGAAACAGATCACATTGCCGCCTGGAAAAGCAGCTACGCAGGCATTCAGAAAATGGGGTCCAAAGACAAGACATTCATTCTATCGGAAAGTGGCCATATCGCGGGCATCATCAACCCGCCATCCAAGAACAAATATGGCCACTATACCAACCCCGAACTTGGGCTGACGGCGAATGATTGGCTCGACGCGGCCGACAAGCACGAAGGGTCTTGGTGGGCGCGGTGGGATGCCTGGTTGTCCAAAAAGTCGGGCAAAAAAGTCACAGCGCGCACGCCGGGGGATGACAATCACCCTGTGTTAGCGCCTGCTCCGGGTACATACGTGGTGAATAAGTAG
- a CDS encoding phasin family protein — MAAKAQDFTAIFKDMTGAFPVDTKAMEEQFKNQTALAEKMSAVALDAAGKSAELSAKWTQDTIAKMESMSKAKAEPADYAKAMTDFASASAESAAEHMSAFAEIAKKVQTQTMELVLAAGKDMSEDMTAAAKKAQTEITAAAKKATAAAK; from the coding sequence ATGGCTGCTAAAGCACAAGACTTCACCGCGATCTTCAAAGACATGACAGGCGCATTCCCAGTAGACACAAAAGCAATGGAAGAGCAGTTCAAGAACCAGACTGCGCTGGCTGAGAAAATGTCCGCTGTTGCACTCGACGCAGCTGGCAAATCTGCTGAGCTGTCCGCAAAGTGGACACAAGACACCATCGCAAAGATGGAAAGCATGTCCAAAGCAAAGGCAGAGCCTGCTGACTATGCAAAAGCAATGACAGACTTCGCTTCTGCCTCTGCTGAGTCCGCTGCCGAGCACATGTCTGCTTTCGCTGAAATCGCGAAGAAAGTTCAGACACAGACAATGGAATTGGTTCTGGCCGCTGGCAAGGACATGTCCGAGGACATGACTGCTGCTGCGAAGAAAGCACAGACTGAGATCACAGCTGCTGCCAAGAAAGCAACTGCTGCTGCAAAGTAA
- a CDS encoding helix-turn-helix domain-containing protein, whose product MYRLDIAEVAQRSGLNPSTLRYYEKRGLIASDGRHGLRREYDDSVLTRLALIALGRRAGFSLNEIGVLFRPQGGRLELSRQELQNQAGKLRSQAEELKVTADLLDHIAACSAPSHLECPRFQAILKDAFIPEDTE is encoded by the coding sequence ATGTACCGTCTTGACATCGCAGAGGTCGCTCAACGCAGCGGTTTGAACCCATCGACTTTGCGCTATTATGAAAAGCGCGGATTGATAGCGTCAGATGGTCGGCACGGGCTGCGCCGGGAATACGATGACAGTGTGCTGACACGGCTTGCGTTGATCGCTCTTGGTCGCCGGGCGGGCTTTTCCCTCAATGAGATTGGGGTTTTGTTTCGCCCCCAAGGCGGAAGATTGGAACTCAGCCGTCAAGAATTACAAAATCAAGCAGGCAAACTACGGAGCCAAGCAGAAGAATTGAAGGTAACAGCGGACCTGCTGGATCATATCGCGGCTTGTTCGGCGCCTTCGCACCTTGAATGCCCCAGATTTCAAGCGATCCTGAAGGATGCATTTATCCCGGAGGATACTGAGTGA
- a CDS encoding DUF2938 family protein encodes MSCVELLVFGAAAGLGATIFADLIAILRQGWAMTHGFYCLVGRWIGTLPHNGLIHEDIRASAPITGEAALGWGAHIILGVIYGISFAVLFGSLALDSPKLWQGLVFGFVTVLVPWLIFQPLFGWGFGMSKAPQPWKMRKKGLINHTVFGLGIWLSLVSLNAFF; translated from the coding sequence ATGAGTTGCGTAGAGTTGCTAGTTTTTGGAGCAGCTGCCGGTCTAGGAGCGACCATTTTTGCAGATTTAATTGCCATTCTGCGTCAAGGTTGGGCTATGACACACGGCTTTTATTGTTTGGTTGGCCGTTGGATTGGGACGCTTCCGCACAATGGACTTATCCATGAAGACATCCGTGCATCCGCACCCATCACTGGTGAAGCGGCACTAGGGTGGGGTGCCCATATCATACTGGGTGTCATCTACGGGATCAGCTTCGCCGTTCTGTTCGGGTCCTTGGCCCTCGATTCACCGAAGCTCTGGCAAGGGCTGGTCTTTGGGTTTGTTACCGTCCTGGTGCCCTGGCTCATTTTTCAACCGCTGTTCGGCTGGGGATTTGGTATGTCAAAGGCACCTCAGCCTTGGAAGATGCGCAAGAAAGGCTTGATAAATCACACCGTTTTCGGTTTAGGAATTTGGTTGAGCCTAGTGAGCTTGAACGCGTTTTTCTAA
- the phaR gene encoding polyhydroxyalkanoate synthesis repressor PhaR: MAKTDKPLLIKRYASRRLYNTETSDYVTLEDIAVFIREGREVQIVDLKSGDDLTRQYLLQIIAEHESRGESVLPVDVLTDLVRSYTSQAASVVPQFLQASFDMLREGQSKAMENMGKANPMANMPGFEAMRAQQEAFFKAMTGGMMPGGAASGSEDDKEDGDLGEIKDQLAALQEKLSKMGK, translated from the coding sequence GTGGCCAAAACCGACAAACCGCTGCTGATCAAGCGCTATGCGAGCCGTCGTCTCTATAACACCGAGACAAGCGACTACGTGACATTGGAAGACATCGCCGTCTTTATTCGCGAGGGCCGCGAAGTCCAGATCGTCGATTTGAAATCCGGCGATGACCTGACCCGGCAATACCTGTTGCAAATTATCGCAGAACACGAAAGCCGCGGTGAAAGCGTGTTGCCTGTTGATGTACTGACCGATCTGGTGCGCAGCTATACAAGCCAGGCCGCTTCCGTCGTGCCGCAGTTCTTGCAAGCCAGTTTTGATATGCTGCGTGAAGGCCAGTCCAAGGCGATGGAGAATATGGGCAAGGCCAACCCCATGGCCAACATGCCGGGTTTCGAGGCGATGCGCGCCCAACAAGAAGCCTTCTTCAAGGCGATGACTGGTGGCATGATGCCCGGCGGTGCGGCTTCTGGTTCAGAAGATGACAAGGAAGACGGTGATCTGGGCGAGATCAAAGACCAACTCGCTGCGCTTCAGGAAAAACTGTCGAAGATGGGCAAGTAG
- a CDS encoding agmatine deiminase family protein, producing the protein MFKRRTVLAGGGAFGLMALGGKTRAETADGFFVPAEEGRHQATFMQWPVSRRVYSDSVFLGMVQHTIADVANAIAAFEPLIMLADQADHSRARRFLSDAVTLWDIPTEDLWCRDAGPIFVVDGVGGLAISQIQFNGWGDKQIHTRDGQIAARVAERLNLSLRPSGLMGEAGGVEQDGHGLLLAHESSWVNDNRNPGLSRDEIEMRLLRAYGADRIVWSPGVWGEDITDYHIDSLARFTGPGRVLINLPDDPDMRDPFHVAALNTHDRLVAAGLAVEVIPEPVERRIDDIDFVASYANYYVCNGAVIAAQFGDDETDRIAVEALRRHYPDREVITLHVDPLGELGGGIHCATQQMLKPFKRHARMGLWRRR; encoded by the coding sequence ATGTTCAAACGCCGCACGGTCTTGGCGGGCGGAGGAGCGTTCGGTCTCATGGCGCTTGGGGGTAAGACACGCGCGGAAACCGCCGATGGTTTCTTCGTACCTGCCGAAGAAGGGCGTCATCAGGCGACCTTCATGCAATGGCCCGTCAGTCGTAGGGTGTACAGCGACAGCGTTTTTCTTGGGATGGTGCAGCATACCATAGCGGATGTCGCCAATGCGATTGCGGCGTTTGAACCCTTGATCATGCTTGCCGATCAGGCGGACCATAGCCGTGCACGCCGGTTCTTATCTGATGCGGTGACACTGTGGGATATCCCGACCGAGGATCTGTGGTGTCGTGATGCGGGGCCGATCTTTGTTGTGGACGGGGTAGGCGGGTTGGCCATCAGCCAGATTCAGTTCAATGGCTGGGGCGATAAGCAAATACACACCCGCGACGGCCAGATCGCCGCACGGGTGGCAGAGCGATTGAACCTGTCATTGCGGCCAAGCGGCCTGATGGGCGAGGCGGGCGGCGTTGAACAAGATGGTCACGGCCTGCTGCTGGCCCATGAAAGCAGTTGGGTAAATGACAACCGCAATCCGGGGCTGTCGCGCGATGAGATTGAAATGCGATTGTTGCGGGCTTACGGGGCCGACCGGATTGTCTGGTCTCCGGGTGTATGGGGTGAGGATATCACCGATTATCATATCGACAGTCTGGCGCGGTTCACAGGGCCCGGGCGGGTGCTGATCAACCTGCCCGATGATCCCGATATGCGCGACCCGTTTCATGTGGCCGCCTTGAATACGCATGATCGGCTGGTGGCCGCAGGTTTGGCGGTTGAGGTCATTCCCGAACCCGTTGAGCGTCGGATCGACGATATCGATTTTGTGGCGTCTTACGCGAATTACTATGTGTGCAATGGTGCTGTGATCGCGGCGCAGTTTGGCGATGATGAAACAGACCGGATTGCGGTGGAGGCACTGCGGCGACACTATCCAGATCGCGAAGTGATCACACTGCATGTTGATCCCTTGGGCGAGTTGGGTGGAGGCATCCATTGTGCGACCCAACAGATGCTTAAGCCGTTTAAGCGCCACGCCCGGATGGGCCTATGGCGACGCCGTTAG
- a CDS encoding NAD(P)/FAD-dependent oxidoreductase has translation MNPLYRNDRPGAFPDSWYVASADIPAERPPLKGDVTVDVCIVGAGYTGLSAARHLARKGLDVVVLDAHRAGFGASGRNGGQVCSEYDYPQTTLIKKYGAGPARLLWDLAEEAKADLRDLCASHITEARYTPGVMHSTYTAQETAEDQAEVDLLSREYGYDQARVYGPDEIGSLVKSPHFHGGLLDMGAGHIHPLRYVLGLARLAEEAGARIFERSEVHRVDKGNPAIVATNKGRVTARFVILAGNGYLPNLDRKVAARVMPLNSFIGATEPLGARADEVFGQDIAVHDSKWVANYFRLSEDKRLLFGGRPSYSLGFPEGIAALMQKRIPKIFPQLQDVKIDYAWGGTLGVTIPRMPAVIRVAPNILSAGGYSGHGVALSGLAGKVMAEAVAGQAGRFDTFADLNVPGFPGGAAFRAPILRLAMTWYSLRDRLGV, from the coding sequence GTGAACCCGCTTTATCGTAACGACCGCCCAGGTGCGTTTCCTGACAGCTGGTATGTGGCATCTGCCGATATTCCGGCGGAAAGGCCGCCACTAAAAGGTGACGTGACGGTCGATGTCTGTATCGTTGGGGCTGGCTATACCGGGTTGTCAGCGGCGCGACATTTGGCCCGGAAGGGTCTGGATGTCGTTGTGTTGGATGCCCATCGCGCGGGCTTTGGCGCATCGGGGCGCAATGGCGGTCAGGTGTGCAGCGAGTATGACTATCCGCAAACAACCCTGATCAAGAAGTATGGGGCGGGTCCGGCCAGATTGCTTTGGGACCTTGCCGAAGAGGCGAAGGCGGACCTGCGCGACCTTTGTGCAAGCCATATAACCGAGGCCCGCTATACCCCCGGCGTCATGCACAGCACCTATACGGCACAGGAAACCGCCGAGGATCAGGCCGAAGTTGATCTGCTATCCCGCGAATACGGATATGATCAGGCCCGCGTTTATGGCCCCGATGAGATCGGCTCGCTGGTGAAATCGCCGCATTTTCACGGTGGGTTACTTGATATGGGCGCAGGGCACATTCACCCGCTACGCTATGTTTTGGGGCTGGCGCGACTGGCCGAAGAGGCTGGTGCGCGGATTTTTGAGCGATCCGAAGTACACCGCGTCGACAAGGGCAACCCAGCGATTGTTGCAACGAACAAGGGCCGAGTGACGGCACGTTTTGTGATCCTTGCGGGGAATGGGTATCTGCCCAATCTGGATCGCAAAGTGGCAGCGCGTGTGATGCCACTGAACAGCTTTATCGGTGCGACAGAGCCGTTGGGCGCGCGTGCGGATGAGGTGTTTGGTCAGGATATCGCCGTGCATGACAGCAAATGGGTCGCTAACTACTTTCGCCTGTCCGAGGACAAGCGGCTGCTCTTTGGCGGGCGTCCGAGCTATTCACTCGGCTTTCCCGAGGGCATCGCCGCCTTGATGCAAAAGCGTATTCCCAAAATCTTTCCGCAACTTCAGGACGTGAAAATCGACTACGCATGGGGCGGCACTTTGGGTGTCACAATCCCACGCATGCCTGCGGTGATCCGGGTGGCGCCCAATATCTTGTCCGCAGGCGGGTATTCTGGCCATGGTGTCGCGCTCTCTGGTCTTGCCGGAAAGGTCATGGCCGAAGCGGTCGCAGGACAGGCCGGACGCTTTGACACGTTCGCTGACCTCAATGTGCCCGGCTTTCCGGGTGGCGCGGCATTCCGCGCCCCAATCCTGCGGCTGGCGATGACATGGTATTCGCTGCGGGATAGATTGGGGGTCTAA
- a CDS encoding type 1 glutamine amidotransferase, with translation MRIGILQTGHAPDQLLQETGDYDALFQRLLDGHGFSFVTYNVVDMEFPDQITKCDGWLITGSKHGAYEDHAFIPPLEAFIRDVYAADIPLVGICFGHQIIAQALGGTVEKFAAGWAVGRQTYDWDGAEVALNAWHQDQVVALPDDAEVVASNDFCANAALVYGKRAFTTQPHPEFGADFIGGLARHRGPGVVPDPQLKQTLADLEKPVDNPRIAEQIARFFKERVVA, from the coding sequence ATGAGAATTGGCATCCTGCAAACCGGCCATGCGCCTGACCAGCTTTTGCAAGAAACGGGTGACTATGATGCCCTGTTTCAGCGGCTGTTGGACGGGCACGGGTTCAGCTTTGTCACCTATAACGTGGTCGACATGGAGTTTCCTGATCAGATCACTAAATGCGATGGCTGGTTGATCACCGGGTCGAAACACGGCGCCTACGAGGATCACGCCTTCATTCCCCCGCTTGAGGCTTTTATCCGCGATGTCTATGCCGCTGACATTCCACTTGTCGGGATTTGCTTTGGCCATCAGATCATCGCGCAGGCACTCGGTGGTACAGTCGAGAAGTTCGCTGCAGGGTGGGCCGTTGGGCGCCAAACCTATGACTGGGACGGCGCGGAAGTTGCCCTGAATGCATGGCATCAGGATCAGGTCGTCGCTCTGCCTGATGACGCAGAGGTTGTTGCAAGCAACGATTTTTGTGCCAATGCAGCGCTGGTCTACGGCAAACGCGCCTTTACCACCCAGCCCCACCCAGAGTTTGGTGCTGATTTTATTGGTGGTCTGGCCCGGCATCGTGGTCCGGGTGTGGTGCCTGATCCGCAACTGAAACAGACCCTTGCTGACCTTGAAAAGCCCGTCGACAACCCACGCATTGCCGAACAAATTGCGCGGTTCTTTAAAGAACGCGTTGTGGCCTAG
- a CDS encoding glutamine synthetase family protein yields the protein MSWLDDHPDIRNLRCGAADLNGQARGKRLPRRFAQKLEKDGARFPLSVLNLDIRGEDIHDSPLVFETGDADGLMLPTERGYVPMPWLSAPTALLPLWSFTDDGAPFAGDPRHALARVLDRFKERGLTPVVATEMEFYLVDDSGTGIRPPQSPRSGKRRAGGEILSLRALDAFDAFFNDLYDACDAMNIPAEAAISEGGEGQFEVNLEHVPDALKAADDAWLFKMLVRGLARRHGMAASFMAKPYTDHAGTGLHTHFSILDEDGKNAFANDTFEGTSLLQNAIAGCLTCIPDLALIFAPHGNSYERLVPGQHAPTGICWAYENRTATIRVPGGSFAARRIEHRLAGGDANPYLFLAAVLGSALVGIEDRKTPPLPISGNAYDQDLPQVPSRWEDAIDRFERSHLARRIFDPQLVDNLIRTKRQEMAHFAEMTREEQIDHYLDLV from the coding sequence ATGAGCTGGCTCGATGATCACCCCGACATACGCAATCTGCGCTGTGGCGCAGCCGACCTGAACGGGCAAGCGCGGGGCAAACGTTTGCCGCGCCGTTTTGCGCAGAAACTGGAAAAAGACGGCGCGCGTTTTCCGCTCTCTGTCCTGAACCTTGATATCCGGGGCGAGGATATCCACGACAGCCCGTTGGTATTTGAAACCGGCGACGCCGATGGGCTGATGTTGCCAACAGAACGCGGCTATGTGCCAATGCCGTGGCTGAGCGCGCCAACGGCGCTTTTGCCGCTGTGGTCGTTCACCGATGACGGCGCGCCCTTCGCGGGTGATCCGCGCCATGCGTTGGCCCGTGTGTTGGATCGTTTCAAGGAACGCGGGCTGACACCTGTCGTCGCGACCGAGATGGAGTTTTACCTGGTCGACGATAGTGGGACCGGCATCCGCCCGCCACAGTCCCCTCGCTCGGGCAAGCGCCGCGCAGGAGGTGAAATTCTGTCACTGCGCGCCTTGGACGCATTTGATGCGTTCTTTAACGACCTGTATGACGCCTGCGATGCGATGAACATCCCGGCCGAAGCCGCGATATCCGAAGGCGGCGAAGGCCAGTTTGAGGTGAACCTTGAGCATGTCCCGGATGCACTCAAAGCGGCGGATGATGCTTGGCTATTCAAGATGCTGGTGCGTGGTCTGGCGCGCCGCCACGGCATGGCGGCCAGCTTCATGGCGAAGCCCTACACCGACCACGCAGGCACGGGCTTGCACACCCATTTTTCGATTTTGGATGAAGATGGCAAAAACGCTTTTGCCAACGACACGTTTGAAGGCACATCCCTATTGCAAAATGCTATCGCCGGATGTCTGACCTGCATTCCCGATCTGGCACTGATCTTTGCCCCCCATGGCAACAGCTATGAACGGCTGGTGCCCGGTCAACATGCCCCCACAGGGATTTGCTGGGCCTATGAAAACCGCACCGCAACGATCCGCGTGCCTGGGGGCAGCTTTGCGGCACGGCGTATTGAGCACCGGCTGGCCGGGGGGGACGCTAACCCCTATCTGTTCCTTGCAGCTGTTCTGGGGTCTGCCTTGGTTGGCATTGAAGACCGTAAGACGCCACCTTTGCCGATTTCCGGCAATGCCTATGATCAAGACCTGCCGCAGGTGCCCAGCAGATGGGAAGACGCCATTGATAGGTTCGAGCGCAGCCATCTGGCACGGCGTATCTTTGACCCACAACTGGTCGACAACCTGATCCGCACCAAACGACAAGAGATGGCGCATTTTGCCGAAATGACGCGGGAAGAACAGATCGACCATTATCTCGACCTTGTATAA
- a CDS encoding ABC transporter permease, which yields MSCWDTIADYALRSQGIGERLLPRTDFTLCQQFTLIGSGMIWNIYFGVVALCSGFFLATAVAMGKAARNPWVRKPAEWFIFVFRGSPLFIQFFFAYFVFLSLKDVSAFFNPLTSAWAGALVVLFLNTAAYSGEIFYGALQSIPKGDTEAADAYGLSGWSRFRRVVWPTMLRLAWPAYTNEAIFLFHATTLVFFSGFPATQQRGDALYYANYFADKTFNPFVPYPILAGYFILLTLVIIGVFGLVNSRLNRHLPQDARRTLKVRPQIIR from the coding sequence ATGAGCTGCTGGGACACTATTGCCGACTACGCCCTACGCAGCCAAGGCATTGGCGAGCGCCTGCTGCCACGTACTGATTTTACGTTGTGCCAGCAGTTTACGCTGATTGGGTCCGGCATGATCTGGAACATTTACTTTGGTGTGGTCGCGCTTTGCTCTGGTTTCTTTCTTGCCACGGCAGTGGCAATGGGCAAGGCCGCGCGGAACCCATGGGTCCGCAAACCGGCAGAGTGGTTTATCTTTGTGTTCCGTGGCTCACCGCTGTTTATCCAGTTCTTCTTTGCCTACTTTGTTTTTCTCAGCCTCAAAGACGTTAGCGCTTTCTTTAACCCGCTAACCTCTGCATGGGCAGGGGCGCTGGTGGTCCTGTTCCTGAACACTGCCGCCTATTCGGGTGAGATTTTCTACGGCGCACTCCAGTCTATTCCCAAGGGCGATACTGAAGCCGCCGATGCCTATGGTCTTTCGGGCTGGTCACGGTTCCGCCGTGTGGTCTGGCCCACAATGCTGCGGCTGGCCTGGCCAGCTTACACCAACGAAGCGATCTTTCTGTTTCACGCAACGACATTGGTGTTCTTTTCCGGTTTCCCGGCAACACAGCAACGCGGCGACGCGCTCTACTACGCGAACTATTTTGCCGACAAGACATTCAACCCCTTTGTCCCCTACCCCATCCTTGCAGGCTATTTCATCCTTCTGACACTGGTCATTATTGGCGTCTTTGGATTGGTGAACAGCCGCCTGAACCGCCACCTGCCGCAAGATGCCCGCAGGACACTTAAAGTGAGGCCTCAGATTATCAGATGA
- a CDS encoding ABC transporter permease: MFSFCTDPAALEGFQWLSCYLTTGKHMSMYWAVGTVLLLLSITAPTALAFGFAGASAARSNIPPLRWIGQTYIAVVRGIPDIAFFLFFVIALDQAFEYIRHRIKCPDWEEPIRQGNDFIVCSAAKLPLGNAPQWVHETYGFMLAVLTFAIVFGAFAANVLFGAMRAVPKGQLETAEAYGMSRRQTFWRVLVPQMWVYALPGLSNLWMVLIKATPLLFLLGVEDIVYWARELGGAKQPQFTDYPHPDWRMWYFAALLVFYLCFTKVSEVVLDRVMAKLTHGQATAAGEAQRRAAA; the protein is encoded by the coding sequence ATGTTCAGTTTCTGTACCGACCCAGCTGCATTGGAAGGTTTCCAGTGGCTCAGCTGTTACCTGACCACCGGCAAACATATGTCGATGTATTGGGCCGTGGGCACTGTGCTTCTGCTGTTGTCGATCACCGCTCCGACGGCGCTGGCTTTTGGATTCGCGGGTGCCTCTGCGGCGCGCAGCAACATCCCACCGCTGCGGTGGATCGGGCAGACCTACATCGCCGTGGTCCGCGGCATTCCTGACATCGCGTTCTTTCTGTTCTTTGTGATCGCATTGGATCAGGCGTTTGAATACATCCGCCACCGCATCAAATGCCCCGATTGGGAAGAGCCCATCCGCCAAGGCAATGATTTTATCGTCTGTAGCGCGGCGAAACTGCCGTTGGGCAACGCCCCGCAATGGGTGCATGAGACCTACGGCTTTATGCTGGCGGTGCTGACCTTCGCCATCGTCTTTGGTGCCTTCGCGGCGAATGTGCTGTTCGGCGCAATGCGTGCTGTGCCCAAAGGTCAGCTGGAGACGGCTGAGGCTTATGGCATGAGCCGTCGTCAGACGTTCTGGCGCGTGTTGGTTCCACAAATGTGGGTTTATGCCCTACCCGGCCTGTCGAACCTATGGATGGTGCTGATCAAGGCGACACCACTGCTGTTTCTGCTGGGCGTTGAGGACATCGTCTACTGGGCGCGCGAATTGGGCGGGGCCAAACAACCGCAATTCACCGACTACCCCCACCCCGACTGGCGGATGTGGTATTTTGCCGCTTTGCTGGTGTTCTACCTGTGCTTCACGAAAGTGTCCGAGGTCGTACTGGATAGGGTCATGGCCAAGTTGACTCACGGCCAAGCGACAGCCGCTGGCGAAGCGCAGCGGCGGGCGGCAGCATAA